The Daucus carota subsp. sativus chromosome 2, DH1 v3.0, whole genome shotgun sequence genome includes a window with the following:
- the LOC135150448 gene encoding uncharacterized protein LOC135150448 yields MRKTREARYHAYTPLTAPIDHIFEVGDKARLFRKPFRSGPPGKKDQGKYCAFHDLNGHDTAECVHLKDHIEDLIRTWYLTEFVAQEAKKYKEKKAERTNNQEANRNTRAGSVRMIIGRLFMGGQGRSAMKRYVREARGPPLTNVCHLSERPPKMFKGETMDITFTEGDARAVHHTYSDALVVTAVIGNVNMHRLLVHNGSSVNILAYSAYQRIKMADKDMMACYNELSSFIGNAFHIVGRVRLPITLGVEPLATTQIAEFMIVNEDISYNGILGRPILRDMRIVTSIYHLSMKFSTPNGVGCVRGCQADSRECYSRI; encoded by the coding sequence ATGAGGAAGACCAGAGAGGCAAGGTACCATGCATACACGCCTCTGACAGCTCCCATAGATCATATTTTCGAGGTTGGAGAtaaggcgagactcttccggaagccctttcgaagtggaccaCCTGGAAAGAAAGACCAGGGGAAATATTGCGCTTTCCACGACTTGAATGGGCATGACACGGCAGAATGTGTGCATCTcaaagaccacatagaggacCTAATCAGAACTTGGTACCTGACCGaatttgtagcccaagaggctaaaaagtataaggaaaagaaagctgaaaggacaaataaccaggaagccaatCGTAACACCCGGGCTGGCAGTGTCCGAATGATCATCGGAAGACTCTTCatgggaggccagggacgcagtgctatgaagagatatgtacgggaagcccgagggccacCCTTgaccaatgtgtgccatctgtctgaaaggcctcccaaaatgtttaaaggagagaccatggacattacctttaCTGAAGGGGATGCACGCGCGGTACACCATACTTatagcgatgccctggtggtaacagccgtgattGGAAATGTCAATATGCACAGGCTTCTTGTCCacaacggaagctctgtcaacatCCTGGCCTACAGTGCATATCAAAGAATTAAAATGGCCGACAAAGACATGATGGCCTGCTACAATGAATTGTCTAGTTTCATAGGAAATGCTTTCcatattgttggaagggtaagactcccaatcacccttggagtggaaccACTGGCTACCACTCAAATTGCAGAGTTCATGATAGTGAACGAAGACATCTCttataacgggatcctgggcagacctatcttaagggacatgcggatCGTAACCTCAATCTACCACTTGTCAATGAAGTTCTCAACCCCTAATGGAGTAGGATGTGTGCgaggatgtcaggctgactcccGAGAATGCTATAGCAGGATTTGA